The following proteins are co-located in the Dermochelys coriacea isolate rDerCor1 chromosome 4, rDerCor1.pri.v4, whole genome shotgun sequence genome:
- the NKX6-1 gene encoding homeobox protein Nkx-6.1, producing the protein MLAVGQMDGSPRQSAFLLGSPPLAALHSMAEMKTPLYPAYPLPAGPASSSSSSSSASASPSPPLGSPNPAGLKPPALASPPQQLSAATPHGINDILSRPSVPLAGAALASASPSGSSSSPAGLLAGLPRFSSLSPPPPPPGLYFSPSAAAVAVGRYPKPLAELPGRTPIFWPGVMQSPPWRDARLACTPHQGSILLDKDGKRKHTRPTFSGQQIFALEKTFEQTKYLAGPERARLAYSLGMTESQVKVWFQNRRTKWRKKHAAEMATAKKKQDSETERLKGASENEEEDDDYNKPLDPNSDDEKITQLLKKHKSSSSSLLLHTSENESSS; encoded by the exons ATGCTGGCGGTGGGGCAGATGGACGGCAGCCCCCGGCAGAGCGCCTTCCTGCTCGGCAGCCCGCCCCTGGCCGCCCTGCACAGCATGGCCGAGATGAAGACCCCGCTGTACCCGGCGTACCCGCTGCCCGCCGGGccggcctcctcctcctcctcctcctcctccgcctcGGCCTCCCCGTCCCCGCCGCTGGGCTCCCCCAACCCGGCCGGCCTCAAGCCGCCGGCCCTGGCCAGCCCCCCGCAGCAGCTCTCGGCCGCCACCCCGCACGGCATCAACGACATCCTGAGCCGGCCCTCCGTGCCCCTGGCCGGGGCCGCCCTGGCCTCCGCGTCGCCCTCCGGCTCCTCCTCGTCCCCCGCCGGCCTCCTGGCCGGCCTGCCCCGCTTCAGCAGCCTCagccccccgccgccgccccccggGCTCTACTTCAGCCCCAGCGCCGCCGCCGTGGCCGTGGGCCGCTACCCCAAGCCCCTGGCCGAGCTGCCCGGCAGGACCCCGATCTTCTGGCCCGGGGTGATGCAGAGTCCGCCCTGGAGAGACGCGCGCCTCGCCTGCACCCCCC ATCAAGGTTCAATTTTGCTGGATAAAGACGGAAAGAGAAAACATACAAGACCCACTTTTTCTGGCCAGCAGATTTTCGCCCTGGAAAAGACTTTTGAGCAGACCAAATATTTAGCAGGACCAGAGAGAGCCAGGCTAGCCTATTCACTGGGGATGACAGAGAGTCAAGTCAAG GTTTGGTTCCAGAACCGGCGCACCAAGTGGCGGAAGAAGCATGCGGCCGAGATGGCCACGGCTAAGAAGAAGCAGGACTCGGAGACCGAGAGGCTGAAGGGGGCCTCGGAGAACGAGGAGGAGGACGATGACTACAACAAGCCTCTGGATCCAAACTCGGACGACGAGAAGATCACCCAGCTGCTGAAGAAACACAAGTcgagcagcagcagcttgctcCTGCACACCTCTGAGAACGAGAGCTCCTCTTAA